From a region of the Cucumis sativus cultivar 9930 chromosome 6, Cucumber_9930_V3, whole genome shotgun sequence genome:
- the LOC101217035 gene encoding eukaryotic initiation factor 4A-I isoform X3 — translation MAIDPFEAFSPPSHSSSHFSQQRHFYVAVDRLQFKMETLVGLLDVAGRRPSLPMVVCCSSRDELDSVCSAVSNLHYISLASLYSDLAEADRSLILEKFRQTTSRWSQKFSSLSEEKCEAEKVGEKSHMIVVTDACLPLLASGESPLSAHVLINYEIPTKKETYMRRMTTCSASDGILINMVVGGEVVTLKSIEESSGLVIAEMPINISEIL, via the exons ATGGCAATCGATCCATTTGAAGCATTCTCGCCTCCCTCTCACTCATCTTCCCATTTCAG TCAACAGCGCCACTTCTATGTTGCCGTTGACAGGCTCCAGTTTAAGATG GAAACCTTAGTGGGCCTGTTGGACGTGGCCGGTCGCCGTCCGTCGTTGCCGATGGTTGTGTGTTGTAGTTCTCGTGACGAACTCGATTCTGTCTGCTCCGCCGTCTCCAACCTCCATTACATCTCATTGGCCTCTTTG TACAGTGACCTTGCCGAAGCAGACCGTTCACtgattttagagaaatttcGGCAAACAACATCGAGGTGGAGCCAAAAGTTCAGTTCTCTATCAGAAGAAAAATGTGAGGCTGAGAAAGTTGGAGAAAAATCTCACATGATTGTAGTAACAGACGCCTGCCTTCCACTTCTTGCTTCTGGGGAGTCACCTCTTTCTGCCCACGTTTTGATAAATTATGAGATACCAACAAAGAAG GAAACATATATGAGGCGCATGACTACCTGCTCGGCTTCAG ATGGGATCTTGATCAACATGGTTGTTGGGGGAGAAGTGGTAACTCTCAAAAGCATTGAAGAAAGTAGTGGCCTTGTTATTGCTGAGATGCCCATTAAT ATTTCTGAAATTTTGTAA
- the LOC101217742 gene encoding uncharacterized protein LOC101217742, with translation MAENICFFNKDTLILKPPKKSPLLLRMAVLMFAMVCSVYICSICVKQLNTHTRARFLRVRIADCPELSIGLTKVPREHYPRPKTFSRAECFNNPVRFFAIVSMQRSGSGWFESLLNSHVNVSSNGEVFSVLDRRRNITTIVQTLDRIYNLDWLNSASKNQCSAAVGFKWMLNQGLMQHHEEIAEYFNRRGVSTIFLFRRNLLRRVVSVLANSYDRYAKMLNGTHKSHVHSLEEANALSKYKPVINSTSLISELEGMEATISKSLEYFGNTRHLILYYEDIINNRTKLKDVQEFLNLPPMELKSRQVKIHKGHLSDHIKNWEDVKATLNGTVYEHLLHADY, from the exons aTGGCGGAAAATATCTGTTTCTTCAACAAG GATACGTTGATTCTAAAACCTCCAAAGAAATCTCCTCTGCTGTTGAGAATGGCAGTTTTGATGTTTGCAATGGTCTGTAGTGTTTATATATGCTCAATCTGTGTGAAGCAGTTAAATACTCACACCAGGGCGAGATTCCTGAGGGTTCGAATCGCTGACTGTCCAGAGCTGAGTATTGGACTAACAAAAGTTCCTCGTGAGCATTATCCAAGACCCAAAACTTTTAGCAg GGCTGAATGCTTCAACAATCCAGTAAGATTCTTTGCTATTGTTTCGATGCAGAGGTCAGGAAGTGGATGGTTTGAGAGTCTTCTGAACAGTCATGTTAATGTAAGCTCTAATGGAGAGGTGTTTTCGGTTTTGGATCGGCGTAGAAATATTACCACAATAGTACAGACTCTGGATAGGATTTACAATTTGGACTGGCTCAATAGTGCTTCTAAGAACCAATGTTCTGCAGCAGTTGGCTTCAAGTGGATGCTTAATCAG ggACTGATGCAGCATCATGAAGAGATAGCAGAGTACTTCAACCGTAGAGGTGTTTCCACAATCTTTCTCTTCCGAAGAAACCTTCTACGTCGTGTTGTTTCAGTTCTCGCAAATTCATACGACCGTTATGCTAAGATGTTGAACGGAACCCACAAATCACATGTGCATTCTCTAGAAGAG GCCAATGCACTTTCCAAGTACAAACCTGTAATAAATTCGACATCATTGATCTCTGAGCTGGAGGGAATGGAGGCAACAATTTCTAAGTCCTTGGAGTATTTTGGTAACACAAGGCACCTCATTTTGTACTATGAGGACATAATCAATAATCGAACG AAACTGAAAGATGTACAAGAGTTTCTTAACCTGCCACCAATGGAACTTAAAAGTCGCCAAGTTAAGATTCACAAAGGACATTTGTCTGATCACATCAAGAACTGGGAAGATGTTAAGGCGACTCTTAACGGAACTGTTTACGAGCATCTTCTTCATGCAGATTACTAA
- the LOC101217035 gene encoding ATP-dependent RNA helicase eIF4A isoform X1 yields MAIDPFEAFSPPSHSSSHFSQQRHFYVAVDRLQFKMETLVGLLDVAGRRPSLPMVVCCSSRDELDSVCSAVSNLHYISLASLYSDLAEADRSLILEKFRQTTSRWSQKFSSLSEEKCEAEKVGEKSHMIVVTDACLPLLASGESPLSAHVLINYEIPTKKETYMRRMTTCSASDGILINMVVGGEVVTLKSIEESSGLVIAEMPINVPKCCSGAINPRIVLKAACSGVCGEKVYQMNDGLLGYVQEQVRSEGTVPSDEPKTVLFQRLRRIIQ; encoded by the exons ATGGCAATCGATCCATTTGAAGCATTCTCGCCTCCCTCTCACTCATCTTCCCATTTCAG TCAACAGCGCCACTTCTATGTTGCCGTTGACAGGCTCCAGTTTAAGATG GAAACCTTAGTGGGCCTGTTGGACGTGGCCGGTCGCCGTCCGTCGTTGCCGATGGTTGTGTGTTGTAGTTCTCGTGACGAACTCGATTCTGTCTGCTCCGCCGTCTCCAACCTCCATTACATCTCATTGGCCTCTTTG TACAGTGACCTTGCCGAAGCAGACCGTTCACtgattttagagaaatttcGGCAAACAACATCGAGGTGGAGCCAAAAGTTCAGTTCTCTATCAGAAGAAAAATGTGAGGCTGAGAAAGTTGGAGAAAAATCTCACATGATTGTAGTAACAGACGCCTGCCTTCCACTTCTTGCTTCTGGGGAGTCACCTCTTTCTGCCCACGTTTTGATAAATTATGAGATACCAACAAAGAAG GAAACATATATGAGGCGCATGACTACCTGCTCGGCTTCAG ATGGGATCTTGATCAACATGGTTGTTGGGGGAGAAGTGGTAACTCTCAAAAGCATTGAAGAAAGTAGTGGCCTTGTTATTGCTGAGATGCCCATTAAT GTACCCAAGTGTTGCTCCGGAGCTATAAATCCAAGGATAGTGTTAAAGGCAGCTTGTTCAGGCGTTTGTGGGGAGAAAGTGTACCAAATGAATGATGGCTTGCTTGGATACGTACAAGAACAAGTCAGATCAGAAGGGACAGTTCCCTCCGATGAGCCCAAGACTGTCCTTTTCCAACGACTTCGTCGAATCATCCAATAA
- the LOC101218546 gene encoding uncharacterized protein LOC101218546 isoform X2 — MDSTSTPLNWEALDALIIDFARSENLIEDSLSSSPPSSPSSLSSSSYHSRLIIRQIRRSLEAGHIDSAIDLLRLHAPFILDDHRLLFRLQKQKFIELLRKGTPEDRDLAIQCLRTALAPCALDAYPAYEEFKHVLLAFIYDKDNQTSPVTYEWCERRRFDIAGLMSSVLRAHMQAYDPVFSMTLRYLISIHKGFCFREGVSSPISDLTERLLLDERDPPATPKESLYEAPPFDEVDIQALAHAVELTRQGAIDSLRFTKGDLFHAFQNELCRMKLDLSVLDELVREYCIYRGIVDSGRGSLSGMQNLSSSLKANQSEQEYCSRNCSFEVDYTTSKLSDGEISVSNSRVDSSPENTADVTSSQGTDIELRYASEPTSNREDCSTSDSIHVGNSRMLQVNKNRGIVERSKRKRWRGRLDDTELHDVSYSGCSKQELSTTTMSKEQQNLEKHIPVESTGKEDKYEIVLGIRELASKRFAAEVVEEINAVDPNFFAQNPILLFQLKQVEFLKLVSSGDYSSALKVACTHLGPLAANDPSLLKQLKETLLALLLPKEDILGKGFPINALANSLQVAVGRRLGIEEPQLMKLMRATLHSHSEWFKLQMCKDRFEGLLKIDLLKEVNPPLLSTTAGLLKSNSDSCSHGSSQVTKSSGARTSEDGSSPTQASSRDACDENAILKVMEFLALPRADAIHLLAQYNGNAEMVIQQIFA; from the exons ATGGACTCCACCTCCACCCCTTTGAACTGGGAAGCTCTCGATGCCCTAATCATCGACTTCGCTAGATCAGAGAACTTGATTGAAGATTCCCTTTCTTCCTCCCCTCCTTCTTCCCCTTCctccctttcttcttcctcttacCATTCCAGGTTGATCATCCGCCAGATCAGACGCTCTTTGGAGGCCGGTCATATTGACTCCGCCATCGATCTCCTCCGTCTTCATGCACCCTTCATTCTCGACGACCATAGGCTTCTTTTCCGGTTGCAGAAGCAG aaatttattgAGCTTTTGAGGAAAGGGACTCCAGAGGATCGAGATTTGGCCATTCAATGCCTTCGGACTGCACTCGCTCCCTGTGCTCTTGATGCATACCCG GCGTATGAGGAGTTCAAGCATGTTCTTCTTGCCTTCATTTATGACAAGGATAATCAAACTTCCCCAGTGACATATGAG TGGTGTGAAAGGAGGAGGTTTGATATTGCTGGATTAATGTCCTCGGTCCTACGAGCTCATATGCAGGCATACGATCCAGTCTTCTCCATGACTTTGAGATACCTGATAAG CATACATAAGGGTTTTTGCTTTCGGGAAGGTGTGTCGTCTCCCATATCAGATCTCACCGAGAGGTTGCTTCTAGATGAACGTGATCCACCTGCCACACCTAAGGAGAGTCTGTATGAAGCACCTCCATTTGATGAG GTGGACATTCAAGCTCTTGCACATGCTGTAGAGCTAACAAGGCAGGGGGCAATAGATAGTTTGAGATTTACCAAAGGGGATTTGTTTCATGCATTCCAG AATGAGTTGTGCCGGATGAAGTTGGACCTTTCTGTACTTGATGAGCTTGTTCGTGAGTATTGCATCTACAGAGGAATTGTGGATTCAGGTCGAGGATCGCTCTCTG GGATGCAGAATCTCTCTAGTTCATTGAAAGCTAATCAATCAGAGCAGGAGTACTGTTCTAGGAATTGTTCTTTCGAAGTTGACTACACAACCAGTAAACTTTCGGATGGTGAAATTTCTGTTAGCAATTCCCGTGTGGATAGTTCTCCTGAAAATACTGCTGATGTGACCAGTTCACAAGGTACTGATATTGAACTACGATATGCATCGGAGCCAACGTCCAATCGAGAAGATTGTAGCACTAGTGATTCAATTCATGTAGGAAACTCAAGAATGTTACAAGTTAACAAGAATCGAGGGATTGTAGAAAGGAGCAAGCGAAAGAGATGGAGAGGAAGACTTGATGATACAGAGCTTCATGATGTATCTTACAGTGGGTGCAGTAAACAAGAACTTAGCACTACAACCATGTCTAAGGAACAACAG AACCTTGAAAAACATATACCAGTAGAGTCTACTGGCAAGGAGGATAAATATGAGATTGTCTTGGGCATTAGAGAACTGGCAAGTAAAAGGTTTGCTGCAGAGGTTGTGGAAGAAATTAATGCCGTGGATCCGAACTTTTTTGCACAAAATCCTATTCTCCTATTCCAACTTAAGCAG GTTGAATTTTTGAAGCTGGTTAGTTCCGGTGATTATTCCAGTGCTTTGAAGGTCGCGTGCACTCACTTGGGCCCATTAGCTGCTAATGATCCTTCCTTGTTGAAGCAATTAAAGGAGACTTTGTTGGCTTTGCTCCTGCCCAAGGAAGATATTCTTGGGAAAGGCTTCCCTATAAATGCTCTTGCTAATTCTCTCCAG GTTGCTGTTGGAAGGAGACTTGGTATTGAAGAGCCACAACTAATGAAGTTGATGAGAGCCACACTTCACTCTCATAGTGAATGGTTTAAACTTCAAATGTGCAAGGATCGGTTTGAAGGTCTCTTGAAGATCGATTTGTTGAAGGAAGTTAATCCACCATTGCTTTCTACTACCGCTGGGCTACTGAAATCAAATTCAGATAGTTGCAGCCACGGTTCTTCCCAAGTCACAAAATCTTCGGGTGCAAGAACCTCAGAAGATGGTAGCAGTCCCACACAAGCATCATCTAGAGATGCATGTGACGAAAATGCAATACTTAAAGTCATG GAGTTTCTTGCCTTGCCCAGGGCTGATGCAATCCATCTTCTTGCACAGTATAATGGAAATGCAGAAATGGTGATACAGCAAATATTTGCGTGA
- the LOC101217035 gene encoding ATP-dependent RNA helicase eIF4A isoform X2, with amino-acid sequence MVVCCSSRDELDSVCSAVSNLHYISLASLYSDLAEADRSLILEKFRQTTSRWSQKFSSLSEEKCEAEKVGEKSHMIVVTDACLPLLASGESPLSAHVLINYEIPTKKETYMRRMTTCSASDGILINMVVGGEVVTLKSIEESSGLVIAEMPINVPKCCSGAINPRIVLKAACSGVCGEKVYQMNDGLLGYVQEQVRSEGTVPSDEPKTVLFQRLRRIIQ; translated from the exons ATGGTTGTGTGTTGTAGTTCTCGTGACGAACTCGATTCTGTCTGCTCCGCCGTCTCCAACCTCCATTACATCTCATTGGCCTCTTTG TACAGTGACCTTGCCGAAGCAGACCGTTCACtgattttagagaaatttcGGCAAACAACATCGAGGTGGAGCCAAAAGTTCAGTTCTCTATCAGAAGAAAAATGTGAGGCTGAGAAAGTTGGAGAAAAATCTCACATGATTGTAGTAACAGACGCCTGCCTTCCACTTCTTGCTTCTGGGGAGTCACCTCTTTCTGCCCACGTTTTGATAAATTATGAGATACCAACAAAGAAG GAAACATATATGAGGCGCATGACTACCTGCTCGGCTTCAG ATGGGATCTTGATCAACATGGTTGTTGGGGGAGAAGTGGTAACTCTCAAAAGCATTGAAGAAAGTAGTGGCCTTGTTATTGCTGAGATGCCCATTAAT GTACCCAAGTGTTGCTCCGGAGCTATAAATCCAAGGATAGTGTTAAAGGCAGCTTGTTCAGGCGTTTGTGGGGAGAAAGTGTACCAAATGAATGATGGCTTGCTTGGATACGTACAAGAACAAGTCAGATCAGAAGGGACAGTTCCCTCCGATGAGCCCAAGACTGTCCTTTTCCAACGACTTCGTCGAATCATCCAATAA
- the LOC101218546 gene encoding uncharacterized protein LOC101218546 isoform X3 codes for MDSTSTPLNWEALDALIIDFARSENLIEDSLSSSPPSSPSSLSSSSYHSRLIIRQIRRSLEAGHIDSAIDLLRLHAPFILDDHRLLFRLQKQKFIELLRKGTPEDRDLAIQCLRTALAPCALDAYPEAYEEFKHVLLAFIYDKDNQTSPVTYEWCERRRFDIAGLMSSVLRAHMQAYDPVFSMTLRYLISIHKGFCFREGVSSPISDLTERLLLDERDPPATPKESLYEAPPFDEVDIQALAHAVELTRQGAIDSLRFTKGDLFHAFQNELCRMKLDLSVLDELVREYCIYRGIVDSGMQNLSSSLKANQSEQEYCSRNCSFEVDYTTSKLSDGEISVSNSRVDSSPENTADVTSSQGTDIELRYASEPTSNREDCSTSDSIHVGNSRMLQVNKNRGIVERSKRKRWRGRLDDTELHDVSYSGCSKQELSTTTMSKEQQNLEKHIPVESTGKEDKYEIVLGIRELASKRFAAEVVEEINAVDPNFFAQNPILLFQLKQVEFLKLVSSGDYSSALKVACTHLGPLAANDPSLLKQLKETLLALLLPKEDILGKGFPINALANSLQVAVGRRLGIEEPQLMKLMRATLHSHSEWFKLQMCKDRFEGLLKIDLLKEVNPPLLSTTAGLLKSNSDSCSHGSSQVTKSSGARTSEDGSSPTQASSRDACDENAILKVMEFLALPRADAIHLLAQYNGNAEMVIQQIFA; via the exons ATGGACTCCACCTCCACCCCTTTGAACTGGGAAGCTCTCGATGCCCTAATCATCGACTTCGCTAGATCAGAGAACTTGATTGAAGATTCCCTTTCTTCCTCCCCTCCTTCTTCCCCTTCctccctttcttcttcctcttacCATTCCAGGTTGATCATCCGCCAGATCAGACGCTCTTTGGAGGCCGGTCATATTGACTCCGCCATCGATCTCCTCCGTCTTCATGCACCCTTCATTCTCGACGACCATAGGCTTCTTTTCCGGTTGCAGAAGCAG aaatttattgAGCTTTTGAGGAAAGGGACTCCAGAGGATCGAGATTTGGCCATTCAATGCCTTCGGACTGCACTCGCTCCCTGTGCTCTTGATGCATACCCG gAGGCGTATGAGGAGTTCAAGCATGTTCTTCTTGCCTTCATTTATGACAAGGATAATCAAACTTCCCCAGTGACATATGAG TGGTGTGAAAGGAGGAGGTTTGATATTGCTGGATTAATGTCCTCGGTCCTACGAGCTCATATGCAGGCATACGATCCAGTCTTCTCCATGACTTTGAGATACCTGATAAG CATACATAAGGGTTTTTGCTTTCGGGAAGGTGTGTCGTCTCCCATATCAGATCTCACCGAGAGGTTGCTTCTAGATGAACGTGATCCACCTGCCACACCTAAGGAGAGTCTGTATGAAGCACCTCCATTTGATGAG GTGGACATTCAAGCTCTTGCACATGCTGTAGAGCTAACAAGGCAGGGGGCAATAGATAGTTTGAGATTTACCAAAGGGGATTTGTTTCATGCATTCCAG AATGAGTTGTGCCGGATGAAGTTGGACCTTTCTGTACTTGATGAGCTTGTTCGTGAGTATTGCATCTACAGAGGAATTGTGGATTCAG GGATGCAGAATCTCTCTAGTTCATTGAAAGCTAATCAATCAGAGCAGGAGTACTGTTCTAGGAATTGTTCTTTCGAAGTTGACTACACAACCAGTAAACTTTCGGATGGTGAAATTTCTGTTAGCAATTCCCGTGTGGATAGTTCTCCTGAAAATACTGCTGATGTGACCAGTTCACAAGGTACTGATATTGAACTACGATATGCATCGGAGCCAACGTCCAATCGAGAAGATTGTAGCACTAGTGATTCAATTCATGTAGGAAACTCAAGAATGTTACAAGTTAACAAGAATCGAGGGATTGTAGAAAGGAGCAAGCGAAAGAGATGGAGAGGAAGACTTGATGATACAGAGCTTCATGATGTATCTTACAGTGGGTGCAGTAAACAAGAACTTAGCACTACAACCATGTCTAAGGAACAACAG AACCTTGAAAAACATATACCAGTAGAGTCTACTGGCAAGGAGGATAAATATGAGATTGTCTTGGGCATTAGAGAACTGGCAAGTAAAAGGTTTGCTGCAGAGGTTGTGGAAGAAATTAATGCCGTGGATCCGAACTTTTTTGCACAAAATCCTATTCTCCTATTCCAACTTAAGCAG GTTGAATTTTTGAAGCTGGTTAGTTCCGGTGATTATTCCAGTGCTTTGAAGGTCGCGTGCACTCACTTGGGCCCATTAGCTGCTAATGATCCTTCCTTGTTGAAGCAATTAAAGGAGACTTTGTTGGCTTTGCTCCTGCCCAAGGAAGATATTCTTGGGAAAGGCTTCCCTATAAATGCTCTTGCTAATTCTCTCCAG GTTGCTGTTGGAAGGAGACTTGGTATTGAAGAGCCACAACTAATGAAGTTGATGAGAGCCACACTTCACTCTCATAGTGAATGGTTTAAACTTCAAATGTGCAAGGATCGGTTTGAAGGTCTCTTGAAGATCGATTTGTTGAAGGAAGTTAATCCACCATTGCTTTCTACTACCGCTGGGCTACTGAAATCAAATTCAGATAGTTGCAGCCACGGTTCTTCCCAAGTCACAAAATCTTCGGGTGCAAGAACCTCAGAAGATGGTAGCAGTCCCACACAAGCATCATCTAGAGATGCATGTGACGAAAATGCAATACTTAAAGTCATG GAGTTTCTTGCCTTGCCCAGGGCTGATGCAATCCATCTTCTTGCACAGTATAATGGAAATGCAGAAATGGTGATACAGCAAATATTTGCGTGA
- the LOC101218546 gene encoding uncharacterized protein LOC101218546 isoform X1: protein MDSTSTPLNWEALDALIIDFARSENLIEDSLSSSPPSSPSSLSSSSYHSRLIIRQIRRSLEAGHIDSAIDLLRLHAPFILDDHRLLFRLQKQKFIELLRKGTPEDRDLAIQCLRTALAPCALDAYPEAYEEFKHVLLAFIYDKDNQTSPVTYEWCERRRFDIAGLMSSVLRAHMQAYDPVFSMTLRYLISIHKGFCFREGVSSPISDLTERLLLDERDPPATPKESLYEAPPFDEVDIQALAHAVELTRQGAIDSLRFTKGDLFHAFQNELCRMKLDLSVLDELVREYCIYRGIVDSGRGSLSGMQNLSSSLKANQSEQEYCSRNCSFEVDYTTSKLSDGEISVSNSRVDSSPENTADVTSSQGTDIELRYASEPTSNREDCSTSDSIHVGNSRMLQVNKNRGIVERSKRKRWRGRLDDTELHDVSYSGCSKQELSTTTMSKEQQNLEKHIPVESTGKEDKYEIVLGIRELASKRFAAEVVEEINAVDPNFFAQNPILLFQLKQVEFLKLVSSGDYSSALKVACTHLGPLAANDPSLLKQLKETLLALLLPKEDILGKGFPINALANSLQVAVGRRLGIEEPQLMKLMRATLHSHSEWFKLQMCKDRFEGLLKIDLLKEVNPPLLSTTAGLLKSNSDSCSHGSSQVTKSSGARTSEDGSSPTQASSRDACDENAILKVMEFLALPRADAIHLLAQYNGNAEMVIQQIFA from the exons ATGGACTCCACCTCCACCCCTTTGAACTGGGAAGCTCTCGATGCCCTAATCATCGACTTCGCTAGATCAGAGAACTTGATTGAAGATTCCCTTTCTTCCTCCCCTCCTTCTTCCCCTTCctccctttcttcttcctcttacCATTCCAGGTTGATCATCCGCCAGATCAGACGCTCTTTGGAGGCCGGTCATATTGACTCCGCCATCGATCTCCTCCGTCTTCATGCACCCTTCATTCTCGACGACCATAGGCTTCTTTTCCGGTTGCAGAAGCAG aaatttattgAGCTTTTGAGGAAAGGGACTCCAGAGGATCGAGATTTGGCCATTCAATGCCTTCGGACTGCACTCGCTCCCTGTGCTCTTGATGCATACCCG gAGGCGTATGAGGAGTTCAAGCATGTTCTTCTTGCCTTCATTTATGACAAGGATAATCAAACTTCCCCAGTGACATATGAG TGGTGTGAAAGGAGGAGGTTTGATATTGCTGGATTAATGTCCTCGGTCCTACGAGCTCATATGCAGGCATACGATCCAGTCTTCTCCATGACTTTGAGATACCTGATAAG CATACATAAGGGTTTTTGCTTTCGGGAAGGTGTGTCGTCTCCCATATCAGATCTCACCGAGAGGTTGCTTCTAGATGAACGTGATCCACCTGCCACACCTAAGGAGAGTCTGTATGAAGCACCTCCATTTGATGAG GTGGACATTCAAGCTCTTGCACATGCTGTAGAGCTAACAAGGCAGGGGGCAATAGATAGTTTGAGATTTACCAAAGGGGATTTGTTTCATGCATTCCAG AATGAGTTGTGCCGGATGAAGTTGGACCTTTCTGTACTTGATGAGCTTGTTCGTGAGTATTGCATCTACAGAGGAATTGTGGATTCAGGTCGAGGATCGCTCTCTG GGATGCAGAATCTCTCTAGTTCATTGAAAGCTAATCAATCAGAGCAGGAGTACTGTTCTAGGAATTGTTCTTTCGAAGTTGACTACACAACCAGTAAACTTTCGGATGGTGAAATTTCTGTTAGCAATTCCCGTGTGGATAGTTCTCCTGAAAATACTGCTGATGTGACCAGTTCACAAGGTACTGATATTGAACTACGATATGCATCGGAGCCAACGTCCAATCGAGAAGATTGTAGCACTAGTGATTCAATTCATGTAGGAAACTCAAGAATGTTACAAGTTAACAAGAATCGAGGGATTGTAGAAAGGAGCAAGCGAAAGAGATGGAGAGGAAGACTTGATGATACAGAGCTTCATGATGTATCTTACAGTGGGTGCAGTAAACAAGAACTTAGCACTACAACCATGTCTAAGGAACAACAG AACCTTGAAAAACATATACCAGTAGAGTCTACTGGCAAGGAGGATAAATATGAGATTGTCTTGGGCATTAGAGAACTGGCAAGTAAAAGGTTTGCTGCAGAGGTTGTGGAAGAAATTAATGCCGTGGATCCGAACTTTTTTGCACAAAATCCTATTCTCCTATTCCAACTTAAGCAG GTTGAATTTTTGAAGCTGGTTAGTTCCGGTGATTATTCCAGTGCTTTGAAGGTCGCGTGCACTCACTTGGGCCCATTAGCTGCTAATGATCCTTCCTTGTTGAAGCAATTAAAGGAGACTTTGTTGGCTTTGCTCCTGCCCAAGGAAGATATTCTTGGGAAAGGCTTCCCTATAAATGCTCTTGCTAATTCTCTCCAG GTTGCTGTTGGAAGGAGACTTGGTATTGAAGAGCCACAACTAATGAAGTTGATGAGAGCCACACTTCACTCTCATAGTGAATGGTTTAAACTTCAAATGTGCAAGGATCGGTTTGAAGGTCTCTTGAAGATCGATTTGTTGAAGGAAGTTAATCCACCATTGCTTTCTACTACCGCTGGGCTACTGAAATCAAATTCAGATAGTTGCAGCCACGGTTCTTCCCAAGTCACAAAATCTTCGGGTGCAAGAACCTCAGAAGATGGTAGCAGTCCCACACAAGCATCATCTAGAGATGCATGTGACGAAAATGCAATACTTAAAGTCATG GAGTTTCTTGCCTTGCCCAGGGCTGATGCAATCCATCTTCTTGCACAGTATAATGGAAATGCAGAAATGGTGATACAGCAAATATTTGCGTGA